One Nodosilinea sp. FACHB-141 DNA segment encodes these proteins:
- a CDS encoding MFS transporter: MTIFSTFSPAVRNNLVVLFAAGLCFWAGLAGLLPTLPLFIETLGGSGQQIGIVMASFAVGLLAARPYLSRLADEQGRKVVMIVGLGAIAIAPFGYLLVQFLPRAIVPLSLGGYSITLDSSILAMMGIRAFHGLSIAAFVVAYSALVLDLAPPANRGELIGYMTLVNPIGLALGPALGGFLYEATGFTTAFLVMGLLGIVGLVLVARLHEPYQPPSTVEDAGSQEFWGQLWSGRVRTPAIILLLVGLAFGTLSTFVPLYVREAGLNLNVGLIYTASALASFMSRLIAGRASDRYGRGRFITASLLIYSLGMAMFWLARSAPMFLLAGFVQGFAGGTLIPMIAALMGDRSSPSDRGRTFGLAMVGFDVGIALAGPIFGTIADQLGYRGIFGLSGVMTMVGLVVFATANSKDLAHSLRFALGHGRDIYAIDLPNPSSSNAG, encoded by the coding sequence TTGACCATTTTCTCAACGTTTAGTCCAGCAGTGCGCAACAACCTGGTGGTGCTGTTTGCGGCGGGGCTGTGTTTTTGGGCAGGGTTGGCGGGCCTGCTGCCAACCCTGCCCCTGTTCATCGAAACTCTGGGGGGCAGCGGCCAGCAGATTGGCATTGTGATGGCCTCTTTTGCCGTGGGGTTGCTGGCGGCCCGGCCCTACCTATCGCGCCTGGCCGACGAGCAAGGCCGCAAGGTGGTGATGATAGTAGGATTGGGGGCGATCGCGATCGCCCCCTTTGGCTACCTGCTAGTGCAGTTTTTGCCCCGTGCGATCGTGCCGTTGTCGCTAGGGGGGTACAGCATCACGCTAGATAGCTCGATTCTCGCCATGATGGGCATTCGCGCCTTCCACGGGTTGAGCATTGCCGCTTTTGTGGTGGCCTACAGCGCCCTGGTGCTAGATCTAGCCCCGCCAGCGAACCGAGGTGAGCTGATTGGCTACATGACCCTAGTCAACCCCATTGGTCTGGCCCTGGGGCCTGCCCTTGGCGGCTTTCTCTACGAGGCCACGGGGTTTACCACGGCATTTTTGGTAATGGGGCTATTGGGCATAGTCGGTTTAGTCTTGGTGGCGCGGCTCCATGAGCCTTACCAACCGCCCAGCACTGTAGAAGATGCTGGCTCGCAGGAGTTTTGGGGCCAGCTATGGAGCGGACGAGTGCGCACCCCGGCAATCATTTTGCTGCTGGTGGGGCTGGCCTTTGGCACCCTGAGCACCTTTGTGCCTCTCTACGTGCGGGAAGCAGGCTTGAATTTGAATGTGGGCCTAATCTACACCGCTTCAGCCCTGGCAAGCTTTATGTCGCGTCTCATTGCTGGTCGGGCCTCCGATCGCTACGGACGGGGGCGCTTCATTACCGCTAGCCTGCTGATCTATAGTTTGGGCATGGCCATGTTCTGGCTGGCCCGCAGTGCGCCAATGTTCTTGCTAGCAGGGTTTGTTCAAGGTTTTGCAGGCGGCACCTTAATTCCGATGATTGCAGCGCTGATGGGCGATCGCTCTAGCCCCAGCGATCGCGGTCGCACCTTTGGCCTAGCTATGGTCGGCTTTGACGTGGGTATTGCCCTAGCTGGCCCCATCTTTGGCACTATCGCCGACCAGCTTGGCTATAGAGGAATTTTTGGCCTATCTGGGGTGATGACGATGGTGGGCCTGGTGGTTTTCGCTACCGCCAACAGTAAAGATCTGGCCCACTCCCTCAGGTTTGCCCTAGGGCATGGCCGAGATATCTATGCGATCGACCTACCCAATCCCAGCTCCAGCAACGCTGGGTAG
- a CDS encoding DUF1643 domain-containing protein, with the protein MERSATFDPTGRYRYSLGRRWSAGPTLAIIMLNPSQADGSVDDPTIRRCIGLAQGWGFGAIAVVNLFAYRSPHPKTLRQAKDPIGPENDAALSTAAHQADQILLAWGNWGNWLGRDRTVLTLLTPFHPQCRCLGHNRTGQPRHPLYVPRLTALQAWVSPQPDELKTVTPLDF; encoded by the coding sequence ATGGAACGTTCGGCCACCTTCGACCCCACGGGTCGCTACCGATACAGCCTCGGGCGGCGGTGGAGCGCGGGCCCCACCCTAGCCATCATCATGCTCAACCCCAGCCAGGCCGACGGTAGCGTAGACGACCCCACTATTCGTCGCTGCATTGGCTTAGCCCAAGGCTGGGGCTTTGGGGCGATCGCTGTAGTCAACCTATTCGCCTACCGCAGCCCTCACCCCAAGACCCTACGCCAAGCCAAGGATCCCATCGGCCCTGAGAACGATGCCGCTCTGAGCACAGCCGCGCATCAGGCCGACCAGATTTTGCTGGCCTGGGGAAACTGGGGGAACTGGTTAGGGCGCGATCGCACCGTCCTCACCCTGCTAACCCCCTTTCACCCTCAGTGCCGCTGCCTGGGCCACAACCGCACCGGCCAACCCCGCCATCCCCTCTACGTACCCCGTCTTACAGCCCTACAAGCCTGGGTGTCTCCACAGCCCGACGAACTCAAAACTGTCACGCCCCTTGATTTTTAG